One window of the Desulfovibrio sp. genome contains the following:
- the rpsP gene encoding 30S ribosomal protein S16, with protein MAVKLKLTRLGSKKHPFYRVVAANDETRRDGRPLEFLGYYNPMVNPVEVKLDADKIKEWLGRGAEPTDTVRALIKAHMA; from the coding sequence ATGGCAGTAAAGTTGAAATTGACCCGCCTTGGCAGCAAGAAGCACCCCTTCTACCGTGTGGTGGCCGCTAACGACGAAACCCGTCGTGATGGCCGTCCGCTGGAATTCCTGGGCTACTACAACCCCATGGTCAATCCGGTTGAAGTGAAGCTTGACGCTGACAAAATCAAGGAATGGCTGGGTCGCGGCGCTGAGCCCACCGACACCGTGCGCGCTCTTATCAAAGCGCACATGGCCTAG
- the rimM gene encoding ribosome maturation factor RimM (Essential for efficient processing of 16S rRNA) — MTESWIHMGTLARPHGIKGEICIDWYADSPLLLGTPLWLQKGKDAPRRLKIAAVRSHKERPLLQLEGVADRTAAEALRGCKLLMRREDLPEPDDDEVYLEDLLGCDVVLPDGTRIGRLDHFEYPAGLEMWVIMTDDDKEVLFPARPEFIAGFDMDAPAVVIDPPEGLLDIYLADTKADNKADSKTATEAESS, encoded by the coding sequence ATGACGGAATCCTGGATTCACATGGGTACGCTGGCGCGGCCCCACGGCATCAAAGGGGAGATCTGCATCGATTGGTATGCGGACTCCCCCTTGCTTTTGGGCACGCCACTATGGTTGCAGAAGGGCAAGGATGCCCCGCGTCGTCTCAAAATTGCGGCTGTGCGCAGCCACAAGGAACGCCCCCTGCTGCAGCTGGAAGGCGTTGCCGACCGCACTGCGGCTGAGGCCCTGCGCGGCTGCAAGCTGCTTATGCGGCGTGAAGACTTGCCCGAACCCGATGACGACGAGGTCTATCTGGAAGACCTGCTGGGCTGCGACGTGGTTTTGCCCGACGGAACCCGCATAGGCAGGCTTGACCATTTTGAGTACCCTGCAGGCCTTGAAATGTGGGTCATCATGACCGATGATGACAAGGAAGTGCTCTTTCCCGCGCGGCCAGAGTTTATCGCCGGCTTTGATATGGATGCCCCAGCGGTGGTTATTGATCCGCCCGAGGGACTGCTGGACATTTACCTTGCCGACACCAAGGCCGATAATAAGGCCGATAGCAAAACAGCTACTGAGGCCGAGAGCTCATAG
- the mutM gene encoding bifunctional DNA-formamidopyrimidine glycosylase/DNA-(apurinic or apyrimidinic site) lyase, translating into MPELPEVETVARTLRPHVQGCVITGASLLRDSSLHPLSLRPEDLQGCTITDVGRRGKLLLLELDAAQAARPQVRAATGLRLAVHLRMTGRLMTYPANTQPGTHTRCVFDLADAQGQKRRLFFDDVRAFGLLLAGTPQTMQQWSFWRELGPEPLELTDVAFSACLDGRNAAIKAVLLDQKVIAGVGNIYADESLFAAGIDPRCKAALLTAAQRSRLLACLKDVLLLSISQCGSSIRDYRDANGNVGAFQNSFAVYGRGGQACRACGRALEKAKVAGRATVFCPHCQK; encoded by the coding sequence ATGCCGGAACTGCCAGAAGTAGAAACCGTTGCCCGCACGCTGCGGCCCCATGTGCAGGGCTGCGTTATTACCGGGGCAAGCTTGCTGCGCGATTCAAGTCTGCACCCCCTGAGTCTGCGGCCAGAGGATTTGCAGGGTTGCACCATCACCGATGTGGGCAGGCGCGGCAAACTGCTGCTGCTCGAGCTGGACGCGGCACAGGCCGCCAGACCACAAGTGCGTGCAGCAACCGGCCTGCGGCTGGCGGTACACCTGCGCATGACCGGCCGCCTCATGACCTATCCGGCGAACACCCAGCCCGGCACGCACACACGCTGCGTGTTTGACCTGGCAGACGCGCAGGGACAGAAGCGCCGCCTGTTTTTTGATGATGTGCGGGCTTTTGGCCTGTTGTTGGCGGGAACACCGCAAACGATGCAGCAGTGGAGCTTTTGGCGTGAGCTGGGGCCGGAGCCGCTGGAGCTGACAGATGTGGCATTTTCAGCCTGTCTGGACGGCAGGAATGCGGCCATCAAGGCCGTGCTGCTGGATCAGAAGGTCATTGCGGGCGTGGGCAACATTTATGCGGACGAAAGCCTGTTTGCGGCGGGCATCGACCCGCGCTGCAAGGCGGCCTTGCTTACAGCAGCGCAGCGCAGCCGCCTGCTGGCCTGTCTCAAGGACGTACTGCTGCTCTCCATCTCGCAGTGCGGCAGTTCCATACGCGATTACCGCGATGCCAACGGCAATGTAGGCGCGTTTCAGAACAGTTTTGCCGTGTATGGGCGCGGCGGTCAGGCCTGCCGGGCTTGTGGCCGCGCGCTTGAAAAAGCCAAGGTGGCTGGCCGCGCCACAGTGTTCTGCCCGCATTGCCAGAAGTAG
- the pbpC gene encoding penicillin-binding protein 1C, translating into MALPHLRNRASLAIHAFCAFLRRRRRIVTVLGILALPLAALLLWLALAPCPHPLEGVSFSRMVLDKRGGIMRVSLSADQKYRIRIRLADIPPAAVDTVLRYEDRFFWHHPGINPLSILRAAAGIVTGGRRMGGSTITMQVARLSAGLETGKLGAKLRQMLLALQLEWHYSKEEILEAYFNLAPYGGNVEGLGAAAVCYFHKTAAQLAPAESAALMLVPQNPARRRPARDNKAFSQAVHRLNETWFGKKESAPLRVYSPQNMPFVAPHLSTELLQRPGADTLRTTIDATAQRRMERQLARFAARHSAYGLTNCAALLLHWPSMEVRALAGSADFFNRSIEGQVDGTRARRSPGSTLKPMIYALALEQGLIHPQTLLADTPHSFAGYDPENYDGAFRGPLSAAEALRASRNVPAITLTSKLTRPTLYEFLRRAGVEFADGADHYGLSLVLGGAEVSMRELAGLYAMLANKGVWRPLRYLTDEAPSAPALPLLTPEASFVTLSMLEAPDPDRMARSQGGTVLPVRLKTGTSNGFRDAWAVGQFGPYVLAVWVGNFNNAANPLLVGGMVAAPLFMDITRELAAAEPMTDPFHDPAPSLNVEKLKVCAATGDLDTSLCPETTLTWFIPGVSPVAPSGVFRPILIDKASGLRACAPQEGRTEQRVWEFWPSDLARMFARAGMPKPPPPPFEEQCRREQKVEGQPPTIIQPKNGLIYRRTADAQNGSMVFMAHAEAGVRELYWFANDSYVGSTAPGEPLLWPVALGDVSVRVVDDAGRASRRNIRVRAAP; encoded by the coding sequence ATGGCATTACCGCATTTGCGGAACCGGGCCTCACTTGCAATCCATGCCTTCTGCGCCTTTTTGCGGCGCAGAAGGCGCATTGTGACCGTGCTGGGCATTCTTGCCCTGCCGCTGGCAGCCCTGCTGTTGTGGCTGGCCCTCGCCCCCTGTCCACACCCTCTGGAGGGCGTGTCGTTTTCACGCATGGTGCTCGACAAGCGCGGCGGCATCATGCGCGTGAGCCTTTCTGCAGACCAGAAGTACCGCATCCGCATCCGTCTGGCCGATATCCCCCCTGCAGCGGTGGATACCGTGCTGCGCTACGAAGACAGATTTTTCTGGCACCACCCAGGCATCAATCCCCTTTCCATCCTCCGCGCCGCCGCCGGTATTGTCACCGGGGGCCGCCGCATGGGCGGCTCAACCATTACCATGCAGGTTGCCCGGCTTTCGGCAGGTCTTGAAACGGGCAAGCTGGGGGCAAAGCTGCGCCAGATGCTGCTGGCCCTGCAACTGGAGTGGCACTACAGCAAGGAAGAAATTCTCGAGGCCTACTTCAACCTGGCCCCATACGGCGGCAATGTGGAGGGGCTGGGCGCGGCGGCCGTTTGCTATTTTCACAAGACCGCAGCCCAGCTGGCCCCGGCAGAGAGCGCGGCTCTCATGCTTGTGCCGCAAAACCCCGCAAGGCGCAGGCCCGCACGAGACAACAAGGCCTTTAGCCAGGCCGTGCACCGGCTCAATGAAACGTGGTTTGGCAAAAAGGAATCCGCACCCCTGCGCGTGTACAGCCCGCAGAACATGCCTTTTGTGGCACCCCATCTGAGCACGGAGCTGTTGCAGCGCCCCGGCGCAGACACCCTGCGCACCACCATCGACGCAACCGCCCAGCGCCGTATGGAGCGTCAGCTGGCCCGTTTTGCCGCGCGCCACAGCGCCTACGGCCTCACCAACTGCGCGGCTCTGCTGCTGCACTGGCCCAGCATGGAGGTACGCGCCCTGGCGGGCTCTGCCGATTTTTTCAACCGTTCTATTGAAGGGCAGGTTGACGGCACGCGGGCGCGGCGTTCGCCGGGTTCTACGCTCAAACCCATGATATACGCGCTGGCTCTGGAGCAGGGGCTCATCCATCCCCAGACCCTGCTGGCCGACACTCCCCACAGTTTTGCGGGCTACGACCCCGAAAACTACGATGGCGCGTTCCGTGGCCCCCTTTCTGCGGCTGAGGCCCTGCGCGCCAGCCGAAACGTGCCAGCCATAACGCTTACGTCCAAACTTACGCGGCCCACGCTCTATGAATTTTTACGCCGTGCCGGTGTGGAATTTGCCGACGGCGCAGACCACTACGGCCTGTCACTGGTGCTGGGCGGCGCGGAGGTAAGCATGCGCGAGCTGGCGGGCCTGTATGCCATGCTTGCCAACAAGGGCGTGTGGCGCCCCCTGCGTTACCTGACGGACGAAGCGCCTTCGGCTCCGGCCCTGCCCCTGCTGACGCCAGAGGCTTCCTTTGTGACGCTGTCCATGCTGGAAGCCCCGGACCCGGACAGGATGGCGCGTTCGCAGGGCGGCACTGTGCTGCCCGTGCGGCTCAAAACCGGCACATCCAACGGATTTCGCGATGCCTGGGCCGTGGGCCAGTTTGGCCCCTACGTGCTGGCGGTGTGGGTGGGCAATTTCAACAATGCGGCAAATCCGCTGCTTGTGGGCGGTATGGTGGCTGCACCGCTGTTTATGGACATAACCCGCGAGCTGGCCGCAGCAGAACCCATGACCGACCCATTTCACGATCCGGCCCCCAGCCTCAATGTGGAAAAACTGAAAGTGTGTGCGGCCACGGGCGATCTTGATACCTCGCTGTGTCCGGAAACCACACTCACATGGTTTATTCCCGGTGTTTCGCCGGTTGCGCCTTCGGGCGTCTTTCGCCCCATTCTCATCGACAAGGCCAGCGGGCTGCGTGCCTGCGCCCCGCAGGAGGGCCGCACGGAACAACGCGTGTGGGAATTCTGGCCCAGTGATCTGGCCCGCATGTTTGCGCGGGCGGGCATGCCCAAGCCGCCGCCACCGCCCTTTGAAGAACAATGCCGCCGTGAACAAAAAGTGGAAGGCCAGCCGCCCACCATAATCCAGCCCAAAAACGGCCTGATCTATCGCCGCACTGCAGACGCGCAGAACGGCAGCATGGTCTTTATGGCCCATGCAGAGGCTGGCGTGCGCGAACTCTACTGGTTTGCCAACGACAGTTATGTGGGGAGCACCGCGCCCGGTGAACCACTGCTGTGGCCTGTGGCGCTGGGAGATGTTTCGGTACGGGTGGTGGACGACGCGGGTCGGGCTTCGCGGCGCAACATACGTGTGCGGGCCGCACCCTAG
- a CDS encoding KH domain-containing protein, with translation MKALIEYIARSLVDHPEDVQVGEVEGEQTTVLELKVAKEDLGKVIGKQGRTARAMRTILSAASIKCKKRTVLEIME, from the coding sequence ATGAAAGCCCTGATAGAGTACATTGCCCGGTCCCTTGTGGATCATCCCGAAGACGTGCAAGTCGGCGAAGTAGAAGGCGAACAGACTACAGTTCTTGAGCTCAAGGTCGCCAAAGAGGACCTTGGCAAGGTTATCGGCAAGCAGGGGCGCACGGCCAGAGCCATGCGCACCATCCTGAGCGCCGCATCCATCAAGTGCAAAAAGCGCACAGTGCTGGAAATTATGGAGTAG
- a CDS encoding MG2 domain-containing protein — translation MPSTQLRLLFVILAVFLCAAPAMAGPAYRVAAPSNPQEDNWLRREGFSITFQVDEARCKKEYGADWSRQCASAPAGEEGRVVEAVRITPPVAGVWRWVDDSTMEFTPKEHLAPDTRYTISLEKMSLPGRFSLKRQAVYATQPQAVRVGKETFWIDPSPKGAHAVSVPLRFIWPVTGQDMDGRITIGPSDVKSGLALGPVRLVWNERRDEVVVTAPVTALPETNAAARITIKGLPPFAEGSGKCVVAAPKKDAKTPQSMNVEALFSITGRSRLMDVAKITVSPVYDDKLDKKFQLEVRTTLRVLPTELLRKLELIQLPRKLTAEAGKDTDWTKMPAISPDDVKNGTRLKPELMQAADEPADRILLRIPAEAGRGLLAAVDKGLPSTAGPETAQVRRFIMTVPSLGSEVDFLQPGNVLTLSGQKKLDIYATGLTSVTWRAERIRDPFLALAAKESGFEETTYDIDVMSEVVEGRIDVRKDKDGTSSFPVLDLAPLLRSGKEPVHGLMRMVLTGYQGDQSIASTSRILLVTDMGLTVKMAGDGARTVFVQHLGTGHPVQGAEVRLLGVNGLPLQTALTNAQGRADLPSANGLEREKRPVAVVALAPNAGKPADQGKDSGPQDLAWLSLDDATRMVDYSNFAISGRHTSADGLSASVFSQRGIYLPGETLHFGCIVRRFDWQPMPAGLPLEAVLVSPTGAEVMRRAFTVGDDGLNSFDWACPADAPVGSYQLDVRLPGGNARAGASPVLGSTRVRVEEFQPDTLALAASFTPTAPKGWIRTGQDAPAIEAQARLDNLYGEPAVNHRVQATLRTEKSRLHFTGYEEYTFYEPAGFEGEAQSLELPAAFTDSKGIAAFALPLGRLQAGTLRGAVQIEGFEPAGGRAVTRQLESLFSPLAVALGYKPEGEVNNLDYIPQNAKASLHLLVLNNDLAPVNLAKAEAVFSARRYVNSLVTDSRGEYRYDATPVDTELTRKTLDLGAQGLSLPLPTTDAGDYLLTVRQADGTVLAVIPYTVAGNRLAQPSSLSAESLAKGDLRIKLDKQQYAPGETIKMRLSTPYAGAGLITIERENVLAQTWFTAQAGETVQEIRIPDDFQGRGYVNVSYARSLDSDVIYMKPHVVAVAPFMSGMDQRDMGLALTAPARTLPGDTVTVRLTSRVPGRALIFAVDEGVLQLTSFTTPDPLRDLLGDRALDVSTAQIFDLLMPDHARLRGRIPGFGGDMSGPGGRFLNPFKRRGEPPFALWQEIVPVDANGTEVRFTVPQYASGKIRIMAVGSAAPKQGLALAGRTESYMEVRGTLILKPLLPLAAAPGDEFDGALVVANTVEGSGPGARVRISMESASEGLAFVQQPAPQTVTVDENGEATVSFRMRAQDSLGEASVRFTASLEDPKNARGESIKAGADKPVIRTQTVSIRPPVPRLRTETVTPLRGPTSVDVQRNLYPFEAQSQASVGAMPVLALRSLLAKLNTYPYGCTEQLISRAMPYAALLGAPEARHEVLRNPNISPETMLKQGNKVISAALSAVMGNFTQYEGVSLWPGGGTNDFVTAYAADFLLTLRDSGTVTPEGLAQNLLDTLETLVGRSPTDMADARTKLYAAWILQRDGRIMTQDLERLEQWLKDNEKGWENDIAAAFLADSFDMLRLRRRAEQRMPATINRCDDTFMSNGAAKALHALMVVRHFPEKKKQLRMADLLDSAFSTNATTVDMGLGARTLLVMGDAAALKADSLRLTCQQYAQGFSPVETKAAPLGGALVLDAPGCTRYQVEMPQGEPLLSLLTTTEGFDRAPMSDAANGISLQRRYLDSRGEAITTAKLGDVITVELAVQASSEINNVVLVDLLPGGFEPVLEKNGQSQPQDGLVRYERREDRGIFFIDLNDDRQTFTYKVRAASRGRFVQPTAAAEAMYNPAVNARTGGGNVAVE, via the coding sequence GGAGACTTTCTGGATTGATCCCTCGCCCAAGGGCGCGCATGCGGTCTCCGTACCCCTGCGCTTTATCTGGCCCGTGACCGGGCAGGACATGGATGGTCGCATAACCATCGGCCCCAGCGATGTCAAAAGCGGTCTGGCCCTTGGCCCAGTGCGCCTTGTGTGGAACGAACGCCGCGACGAGGTGGTGGTTACCGCGCCCGTTACGGCCCTGCCCGAGACCAACGCCGCCGCACGCATCACCATTAAGGGCCTGCCTCCCTTTGCCGAAGGTTCGGGCAAGTGCGTGGTGGCCGCGCCCAAGAAGGACGCCAAAACCCCGCAGAGTATGAATGTGGAGGCCCTGTTCTCCATAACAGGCCGCAGCCGTCTTATGGATGTGGCAAAAATCACCGTCAGCCCCGTTTACGACGACAAGCTCGACAAAAAATTCCAGCTCGAGGTCAGAACCACCCTGCGCGTGCTGCCCACAGAGCTGCTGCGCAAACTTGAACTTATCCAGCTGCCCCGAAAGCTCACCGCCGAGGCAGGCAAGGACACCGACTGGACCAAGATGCCCGCCATCAGCCCGGACGACGTCAAAAACGGCACGCGCCTCAAGCCAGAGCTCATGCAGGCCGCCGACGAACCCGCTGACCGCATCCTGCTGCGTATTCCCGCCGAGGCGGGGCGTGGCCTGCTGGCAGCCGTGGACAAGGGCCTGCCCTCCACCGCAGGGCCGGAAACAGCACAGGTGCGCCGCTTTATCATGACAGTGCCCTCGCTTGGTTCAGAAGTGGACTTTCTGCAACCCGGCAACGTGCTGACCCTGAGCGGTCAGAAAAAACTTGATATTTACGCCACGGGCCTCACCTCGGTGACCTGGCGGGCAGAGCGTATCCGCGATCCTTTCCTTGCCCTTGCGGCAAAAGAATCGGGCTTTGAAGAAACCACCTATGACATTGATGTTATGAGCGAAGTGGTCGAGGGCCGCATAGACGTGCGCAAGGACAAGGACGGCACATCGTCCTTTCCCGTGCTTGATCTCGCCCCGCTGCTGCGCAGTGGCAAGGAGCCCGTACACGGCCTCATGCGCATGGTGCTTACAGGCTATCAGGGTGACCAGTCCATTGCCTCTACCTCGCGCATACTGCTTGTTACAGACATGGGCCTTACCGTTAAAATGGCGGGTGATGGCGCGCGCACGGTATTTGTGCAGCACCTTGGCACAGGCCATCCCGTACAGGGCGCAGAGGTTCGCCTGCTGGGCGTAAACGGTTTGCCACTGCAAACCGCCCTCACCAATGCCCAGGGCCGTGCCGACCTGCCATCCGCCAACGGCCTTGAACGCGAAAAACGCCCCGTGGCCGTTGTGGCTCTGGCCCCCAACGCTGGCAAGCCTGCCGATCAGGGCAAGGATTCCGGCCCGCAGGATCTGGCCTGGCTTTCGCTCGACGACGCCACCCGCATGGTGGACTACAGCAACTTTGCCATTTCTGGCCGCCACACCTCGGCAGACGGCCTCAGCGCCTCTGTTTTCAGCCAGCGCGGCATCTACCTGCCCGGCGAGACCCTGCACTTTGGCTGCATTGTGCGGCGGTTCGACTGGCAGCCCATGCCCGCCGGTCTGCCGCTAGAGGCAGTACTGGTCAGCCCTACCGGTGCGGAAGTCATGCGCCGCGCCTTTACCGTGGGTGACGACGGTCTTAATTCCTTTGATTGGGCATGCCCCGCCGACGCGCCTGTGGGTTCGTATCAGCTTGATGTGCGCCTGCCCGGCGGCAATGCGCGCGCTGGCGCTTCGCCCGTGCTGGGCAGCACCCGCGTGCGTGTTGAAGAATTCCAGCCCGACACCCTGGCTCTTGCGGCCAGCTTTACGCCCACCGCCCCCAAGGGCTGGATACGCACAGGACAGGATGCCCCGGCCATTGAGGCCCAGGCCCGTCTCGACAACCTGTATGGCGAACCGGCAGTGAACCACCGGGTGCAGGCCACCCTGCGCACGGAAAAAAGCCGCCTGCATTTTACGGGCTACGAAGAATACACCTTTTATGAACCAGCTGGTTTCGAGGGCGAAGCCCAGTCGCTGGAGCTGCCTGCCGCCTTTACCGACAGCAAGGGCATAGCCGCCTTTGCCCTGCCCTTGGGCAGACTGCAGGCGGGAACCCTGCGCGGAGCCGTGCAGATTGAAGGTTTTGAACCAGCTGGCGGCAGGGCCGTTACCCGCCAGCTTGAGTCGCTCTTCTCGCCGCTGGCCGTGGCCCTTGGCTACAAACCAGAGGGCGAAGTCAACAACCTCGACTATATTCCCCAGAACGCCAAGGCCTCGCTGCACCTGCTGGTGCTGAACAACGACCTTGCCCCGGTCAACCTTGCCAAGGCCGAAGCCGTGTTTTCCGCGCGGCGCTATGTCAACAGTCTGGTGACCGACTCTCGCGGCGAATACCGCTACGACGCCACGCCCGTGGATACGGAACTTACCCGCAAAACTCTCGATCTGGGCGCGCAGGGTCTTTCGCTGCCCCTGCCCACTACCGATGCGGGTGATTACCTGCTCACAGTGCGACAGGCCGACGGAACCGTGCTGGCGGTTATTCCCTACACCGTTGCCGGTAACAGGCTTGCACAGCCTTCGTCGCTTTCTGCCGAATCCCTTGCCAAGGGCGATCTGCGCATCAAGCTCGACAAACAGCAATACGCCCCTGGCGAAACCATCAAGATGCGTCTTTCCACACCCTACGCGGGCGCTGGCCTCATAACCATTGAGCGCGAAAATGTACTGGCTCAGACGTGGTTTACGGCCCAGGCTGGCGAAACCGTGCAGGAAATACGCATTCCCGACGATTTTCAGGGGCGCGGCTACGTCAACGTTTCCTATGCCCGCTCGCTGGATTCGGACGTCATCTACATGAAGCCGCACGTGGTGGCCGTGGCCCCGTTCATGTCGGGTATGGACCAGCGCGACATGGGCCTTGCCCTTACGGCTCCCGCCCGCACTCTGCCGGGTGACACCGTTACCGTGCGCCTTACCTCGCGCGTTCCGGGGCGGGCGCTGATTTTTGCCGTGGACGAAGGCGTGCTGCAACTTACCAGTTTCACCACCCCCGACCCTCTGCGCGATCTTTTGGGCGACCGGGCGCTGGACGTGAGCACGGCCCAGATATTTGACCTGCTCATGCCCGACCATGCGCGCCTGCGTGGCCGTATTCCCGGTTTCGGCGGCGACATGTCTGGCCCCGGCGGGCGTTTCCTTAATCCTTTCAAGCGCAGGGGCGAACCGCCCTTTGCCCTGTGGCAGGAAATTGTACCTGTGGACGCCAACGGCACCGAGGTGCGCTTTACCGTGCCGCAGTACGCCAGCGGCAAAATCCGCATTATGGCCGTGGGCAGTGCCGCACCCAAGCAGGGGCTCGCTCTTGCGGGCAGAACGGAATCCTACATGGAAGTGCGTGGCACGCTGATTCTCAAGCCCCTGCTGCCGCTGGCCGCGGCCCCCGGCGACGAGTTCGACGGGGCTCTGGTTGTGGCCAATACGGTTGAGGGCAGCGGCCCCGGCGCACGTGTGCGTATAAGCATGGAAAGCGCCTCTGAAGGTCTGGCCTTTGTTCAGCAACCCGCTCCGCAAACCGTTACCGTAGATGAAAACGGCGAGGCCACGGTCAGCTTCCGCATGCGGGCGCAGGACAGCCTGGGCGAAGCATCGGTACGCTTTACAGCAAGTCTTGAAGACCCCAAAAACGCCAGGGGCGAAAGCATCAAGGCAGGTGCAGACAAGCCCGTCATCCGCACCCAGACCGTTTCCATACGGCCCCCAGTGCCGCGTCTGCGCACAGAAACCGTAACTCCCCTGCGCGGCCCCACCAGCGTGGACGTGCAGCGCAACCTGTATCCTTTTGAAGCCCAGAGCCAGGCAAGCGTGGGCGCCATGCCCGTTCTTGCCCTGCGTTCGCTGCTCGCCAAACTCAACACCTACCCCTACGGCTGCACAGAACAGCTCATCAGCCGGGCCATGCCCTACGCCGCCCTGCTGGGCGCGCCCGAGGCCCGGCACGAGGTGCTGCGCAACCCCAACATCAGCCCCGAAACCATGCTCAAGCAGGGCAACAAGGTCATCAGCGCCGCTCTCAGTGCCGTCATGGGCAACTTTACCCAGTACGAGGGCGTAAGCCTGTGGCCCGGCGGCGGCACCAACGACTTTGTCACTGCCTATGCGGCAGACTTCCTGCTCACCCTGCGTGACAGCGGAACCGTCACGCCCGAGGGTCTTGCGCAGAACCTGCTCGATACCCTCGAGACCCTTGTGGGCCGCTCGCCCACCGACATGGCCGATGCCCGCACCAAACTGTATGCGGCGTGGATTCTGCAGCGCGATGGTCGCATCATGACCCAGGATCTGGAGCGCCTTGAGCAGTGGCTCAAGGACAATGAAAAAGGCTGGGAGAATGACATAGCCGCCGCGTTCCTTGCAGACAGCTTTGACATGCTGCGCCTGCGCCGCCGTGCGGAGCAGCGCATGCCCGCAACCATCAATCGCTGCGACGATACCTTCATGAGCAACGGCGCGGCCAAAGCCCTGCACGCGCTCATGGTGGTGCGGCACTTCCCCGAAAAGAAAAAACAGCTGCGCATGGCTGACCTGCTCGACAGCGCCTTCAGCACCAATGCCACCACCGTGGACATGGGTCTTGGAGCCAGAACCCTGCTGGTCATGGGCGACGCTGCGGCTCTCAAGGCAGACAGCCTGCGCCTGACCTGCCAGCAGTATGCCCAGGGCTTCAGCCCGGTGGAGACCAAGGCAGCGCCTCTTGGCGGCGCGCTTGTGCTGGATGCCCCGGGCTGCACCCGTTATCAGGTTGAAATGCCGCAGGGCGAGCCCCTGCTCAGCCTGCTGACCACCACCGAAGGCTTTGACCGCGCTCCCATGAGCGACGCCGCCAATGGCATCAGTCTGCAACGGCGCTATCTTGATTCCAGGGGCGAGGCCATCACCACCGCAAAGCTGGGTGACGTGATTACGGTAGAACTGGCCGTACAGGCCAGTAGCGAGATCAACAACGTGGTGCTGGTCGACCTTTTGCCCGGCGGTTTTGAACCTGTGCTGGAAAAGAACGGCCAGAGCCAGCCGCAGGATGGGCTCGTGCGCTACGAACGCCGCGAGGACAGGGGCATCTTCTTCATAGACCTTAACGACGACCGCCAGACCTTCACCTACAAGGTTCGCGCAGCCTCGCGCGGCCGATTTGTGCAGCCTACAGCGGCGGCAGAGGCCATGTACAACCCGGCAGTCAACGCCCGCACGGGCGGCGGAAATGTCGCTGTCGAATAA